A single window of Magnetococcus marinus MC-1 DNA harbors:
- a CDS encoding methyl-accepting chemotaxis protein translates to MSLFNYLLGLSIKNKMWLVAIFSIIVELILIIPNFQLIQNSGTQVEQQITTVEKELTHLEDLQSRQGVVSDLMKSVLTIHHGITLIADEEEGWNRERLQEVVKEFTAARERLNTMWPPNGNRDKLDELLENVQIIINMGMEYDPQEEGGREALLNGMNLMMVDLMHSLNGVNAIYRDYMEKEIEGVSKAIIGGVKQAQDMVSKLGHTSLQGMLFQFVVVLFLIILMAVILTWILRRLDTIQIVFREVKAGRITARVPVARWHDEITEISDGVNETLMELTKLIREIRIHVAGTLPPVSKEFADAVDRLNGAVGLVFTAITKADQANENLSLKISDNVKAATEWIVQALEEISKSAATQAEAAGHVAESADEGSYRSSRLSTAIDEMVGNVDSVSNSINKISGLMGDMHKTIRENATSQKQVLAFSESAVREAGEAANQVEETQTVMSSLAESANEIGKAVSSIKNIAKQTNMLALNASIEAAGAGEAGKGFAVVANEVKELAKQTEQATNMISQRVEEIQSGTKDATSRVMQTVEVVNMLAETNRHVGDMAQEQSARVDDVNQAVQGVASATNDVAHNLNSLSTKAQEVANTVAELSESAQALSNTATAMSHNAQGAREQSSKANEHAQQVLISVGMAIAATELMDNEMGHVTHGLGNLQITTQTINLFIGVLGEVETKLNHAQQAFNLGPEKLKMSLIKGALLAWLSKLELHACGQIKLEDGGDPRHSPLGEWLYHPETGSRLSHLPVYKEVEQSNRKLHELVSAAIVQLNQKKKEAAKTTLAQLHDERRKLFTALDNLYHASVDEAKR, encoded by the coding sequence ATGTCTCTGTTCAACTATTTACTCGGGCTTTCCATCAAAAACAAGATGTGGTTGGTGGCCATCTTCTCCATTATTGTCGAGTTGATTCTCATCATACCCAACTTTCAACTTATCCAAAATAGCGGTACGCAAGTTGAACAACAGATCACCACGGTGGAAAAAGAGCTTACCCATCTAGAGGATCTACAGAGCCGTCAAGGTGTGGTTTCAGACTTAATGAAATCGGTGCTTACCATCCACCATGGCATTACCCTCATTGCAGATGAAGAAGAAGGCTGGAACCGGGAGCGCCTCCAAGAGGTGGTCAAGGAATTTACAGCGGCTCGTGAGCGGCTTAATACCATGTGGCCCCCCAATGGTAACCGCGATAAGTTGGATGAACTGTTGGAAAATGTGCAAATTATTATCAATATGGGCATGGAGTACGACCCCCAGGAAGAGGGGGGACGAGAAGCTTTGCTCAACGGCATGAACCTGATGATGGTTGACCTTATGCATAGCTTAAACGGGGTCAATGCCATCTATCGTGACTATATGGAAAAGGAGATTGAAGGGGTCTCTAAAGCCATTATTGGCGGAGTAAAACAGGCTCAGGACATGGTGAGCAAGCTTGGTCACACCTCGCTACAAGGTATGCTTTTTCAATTTGTAGTGGTGCTGTTTTTGATCATCCTCATGGCGGTTATCCTAACCTGGATTTTGCGCCGTCTCGATACCATCCAAATCGTTTTCCGCGAAGTCAAAGCCGGGCGTATTACAGCCCGCGTGCCTGTTGCAAGATGGCATGACGAAATTACCGAAATTTCGGATGGGGTTAACGAAACCCTGATGGAGCTAACCAAGCTTATCCGTGAAATCCGTATCCACGTGGCCGGTACCCTACCCCCTGTCAGTAAAGAGTTTGCCGATGCGGTTGATCGCCTTAATGGTGCGGTCGGATTGGTCTTTACGGCCATTACTAAGGCAGACCAAGCCAATGAGAACCTATCCCTCAAAATCAGCGATAATGTAAAAGCTGCGACAGAGTGGATTGTACAGGCCCTTGAAGAGATCTCTAAATCTGCGGCAACCCAAGCCGAAGCCGCAGGCCATGTGGCAGAATCCGCCGATGAGGGCAGCTACCGCAGTAGCCGTCTCTCTACCGCCATCGACGAAATGGTTGGCAATGTGGATTCCGTGAGCAACAGCATTAATAAAATTTCTGGTTTAATGGGGGATATGCATAAGACCATTCGCGAAAACGCCACCAGCCAGAAACAGGTGCTGGCGTTTAGTGAAAGCGCCGTGCGCGAAGCCGGTGAAGCCGCAAACCAAGTTGAAGAGACGCAAACGGTCATGTCTAGCTTGGCTGAGTCTGCCAACGAAATTGGCAAAGCGGTCAGTAGTATTAAGAACATTGCCAAACAGACCAATATGCTGGCCTTAAACGCCTCTATTGAAGCCGCAGGAGCCGGCGAGGCGGGCAAAGGCTTTGCCGTGGTGGCCAATGAGGTCAAAGAGCTGGCTAAGCAGACCGAGCAAGCTACCAACATGATTTCTCAACGGGTTGAAGAGATCCAATCTGGGACCAAAGATGCCACCAGCCGCGTGATGCAGACCGTGGAGGTGGTCAACATGCTCGCCGAAACCAACCGTCACGTTGGGGATATGGCCCAAGAGCAGAGCGCACGGGTCGACGATGTTAACCAAGCTGTGCAAGGGGTGGCCAGCGCCACCAATGACGTGGCGCATAATTTAAATTCTCTCTCCACCAAAGCCCAAGAGGTTGCCAACACCGTTGCTGAACTCAGTGAAAGTGCTCAAGCCCTCTCCAATACCGCTACGGCGATGTCCCATAATGCACAAGGTGCTCGGGAGCAATCTTCCAAAGCCAATGAACACGCCCAACAGGTCTTAATTTCTGTTGGTATGGCCATTGCCGCGACCGAATTAATGGATAATGAGATGGGCCATGTCACCCACGGATTAGGGAATTTGCAGATCACTACGCAAACCATTAACCTATTCATCGGTGTGCTTGGCGAGGTCGAAACCAAACTCAACCATGCTCAGCAAGCCTTTAACTTAGGCCCTGAAAAGCTCAAGATGAGTCTCATCAAAGGCGCTTTGCTGGCGTGGCTCTCTAAACTGGAACTGCATGCTTGTGGGCAGATTAAACTGGAGGATGGCGGGGATCCTCGTCATTCACCCCTCGGAGAGTGGCTCTACCATCCCGAAACAGGCAGCCGTTTAAGCCATCTACCCGTTTATAAGGAGGTGGAGCAAAGCAACCGTAAGCTCCATGAGCTGGTCAGTGCTGCCATTGTTCAACTTAATCAGAAAAAGAAAGAGGCCGCCAAGACCACCTTGGCCCAGTTGCACGATGAGCGTCGCAAACTGTTTACCGCCTTGGATAACCTCTATCACGCATCGGTTGATGAAGCTAAGAGATAA
- a CDS encoding IS66-like element ISMasp4 family transposase → MKLSDHDLLQIDEEYLSSLSSAELLAVSRKMLEDLKESRERLNRTPDNSSQPPSSRPAYLGIPVEQDETLSDEDEEDVSPVEKKGTDDADGDDSPGPSGSSTPSAPGNGKSDSSGKKPKGRAGKPVGAKGFGRTQIIPIRSTVVHRAETCAACDAALPLDARFTARIGYVTIDLIRGAPDQPGLRLEGTKHLFGEVACRCGHISCTGPGTGDRLEIAGRKTATSLSEWRIVGPMLAAFIVALAKRMRLSRSKVQEFLIDWFGLELSVGTIDNCIREVGLAAAPVQDELIAELRASALAHVDETPWKQKGQALWLWVFATANTVLFCVGRRTRQMVLDILTEEYAGWLMSDGLMNYRIFSRRLRCWAHLIRKAKGLSTSLDKESKRFGSRVLEVLEYMVEEVKDGSDPPAAESILEEFQGYCELYRDYPPSEKVRSLAVELLNDWDVIWQPVRVPGLPLTNNDAERALRHWVIARLISHGTRTAEGSRVLGVLASVIETCRLRNVSPWDYLAEVIAERRKGNLVPPLPAPVAA, encoded by the coding sequence ACCGAACACCCGACAACAGTTCCCAGCCGCCCAGCAGTCGTCCGGCGTACCTTGGGATTCCAGTTGAGCAAGACGAAACGCTTTCGGATGAGGATGAAGAGGACGTTTCGCCGGTGGAGAAGAAGGGAACCGATGATGCGGATGGAGATGATTCACCAGGGCCATCCGGCAGTTCTACTCCCTCTGCTCCAGGAAATGGTAAGTCGGATTCCTCAGGCAAGAAGCCGAAAGGCAGGGCTGGGAAGCCAGTTGGGGCCAAGGGATTCGGCAGAACGCAGATAATTCCGATTCGGAGTACCGTGGTTCATCGAGCGGAAACGTGTGCTGCCTGCGATGCTGCCCTTCCCTTGGATGCTCGATTTACAGCTCGAATCGGCTATGTGACCATCGATCTGATAAGGGGTGCCCCGGATCAGCCTGGATTGAGGCTAGAGGGGACCAAGCACCTTTTTGGGGAAGTTGCCTGTAGATGCGGCCATATTTCATGTACCGGTCCCGGCACAGGGGATAGACTTGAGATTGCAGGACGCAAAACCGCAACCAGTTTGAGTGAATGGCGTATTGTCGGCCCCATGTTGGCTGCTTTCATTGTTGCGCTCGCAAAACGGATGCGGTTGTCTCGCTCCAAGGTTCAGGAGTTTTTGATCGATTGGTTCGGCCTGGAGTTGAGTGTCGGGACCATCGACAATTGCATACGTGAGGTCGGACTGGCTGCCGCCCCTGTTCAGGATGAACTGATTGCCGAACTTCGTGCATCCGCTCTGGCTCATGTAGACGAAACGCCTTGGAAGCAAAAAGGTCAAGCTTTGTGGCTCTGGGTTTTCGCGACGGCAAATACGGTCTTGTTTTGCGTGGGACGCCGGACTCGACAAATGGTCCTTGATATCCTGACCGAGGAATATGCAGGCTGGCTAATGAGCGATGGACTCATGAACTACCGGATTTTCTCCAGGCGGCTGCGCTGCTGGGCGCACTTGATCCGAAAAGCCAAGGGGTTGTCGACAAGCCTGGATAAAGAGAGCAAACGATTCGGCTCCAGGGTATTGGAGGTCCTGGAATACATGGTCGAAGAGGTCAAAGATGGATCGGATCCGCCAGCTGCCGAGTCGATTTTGGAAGAATTCCAGGGATACTGCGAATTGTACAGAGATTATCCCCCGTCCGAGAAAGTTCGCAGCCTTGCCGTTGAGCTTCTCAATGACTGGGATGTTATCTGGCAACCTGTGAGAGTTCCAGGGCTGCCGCTGACCAACAACGATGCGGAGCGGGCTCTGCGCCACTGGGTCATTGCGCGTCTGATCAGCCACGGAACTCGTACGGCAGAAGGGAGTCGGGTATTGGGTGTGCTGGCTAGCGTCATCGAAACTTGCCGATTGCGGAACGTGTCTCCCTGGGACTATCTTGCTGAGGTGATTGCTGAACGGAGAAAGGGAAACCTCGTACCGCCGTTACCGGCTCCAGTAGCCGCTTGA